One genomic segment of Ricinus communis isolate WT05 ecotype wild-type chromosome 5, ASM1957865v1, whole genome shotgun sequence includes these proteins:
- the LOC8272493 gene encoding expansin-A18: MDHYIRLTSTSQWGIAHCHTGIRRITIMAKFFHSWSLSFFLVASISALIGTSMAVGYGTPVFRPSQWGLAHATFYGDETASATMGGACGYGNLFQNGYGTDTAALSTALFNDGYACGTCYQIKCVQSPWCFNDVPFTTVTATNICPPNWSQDSNDGGWCNPPRVHFDMSKPAFMKIAQWKAGIVPVMYRRVPCVRSDGLRFSFQGNGYWLLVYVMNVGGGGDIANMWVKGSKTGWISMSHNWGASYQAFATLEGQALSFKLTSYTTKETVLALNVAPENWNVGMTYKTNVNFH; the protein is encoded by the exons ATGGATCATTATATAAGGCTAACAAGTACAAGTCAATGGGGCATTGCACATTGTCATACAGGCATTAGAAGAATTACAATCATGGCCAAATTTTTCCATTCATGGAGCCTTAGCTTCTTCCTAGTAGCATCAATATCAGCATTGATTGGCACATCCATGGCTGTAGGTTATGGTACCCCTGTTTTCCGGCCAAGCCAATGGGGCCTTGCTCATGCCACTTTTTATGGGGACGAGACGGCCTCAGCAACGATGG GAGGGGCATGTGGATATGGGAATTTGTTTCAAAATGGTTATGGAACAGATACAGCTGCACTGAGCACAGCATTATTCAATGACGGATATGCTTGTGGAACTTGTTACCAAATCAAGTGTGTGCAATCACCCTGGTGCTTCAACGATGTACCGTTTACCACGGTGACTGCTACTAACATTTGCCCACCAAATTGGAGTCAGGACTCTAACGATGGTGGTTGGTGTAACCCTCCTCGAGTCCACTTTGACATGTCCAAGCCTGCTTTCATGAAAATTGCCCAATGGAAGGCTGGCATTGTTCCTGTTATGTACCGCAG GGTTCCATGCGTAAGAAGTGATGGACTTAGATTCTCATTCCAAGGAAATGGATACTGGTTGTTGGTGTATGTGATGAACGTAGGAGGAGGCGGAGACATCGCCAACATGTGGGTGAAAGGAAGCAAAACAGGATGGATAAGCATGAGCCATAACTGGGGAGCTTCGTACCAGGCGTTTGCTACCCTTGAAGGCCAAGCTTTATCTTTCAAGCTCACCTCATACACAACCAAGGAAACTGTTTTAGCACTGAATGTTGCTCCTGAAAATTGGAACGTAGGGATGACTTATAAGACAAATGTCAACTTCCATTGA
- the LOC8272494 gene encoding uncharacterized protein LOC8272494 produces the protein MGSLLFFSLVILCSLTSISIEAEGIKSPRVLDLIIRDYTFKSYDLHLRTGKIHTVQLPANFSGIKVDTARFRCGSLRRYGAQVKEFHLGIGVIVHPCVERVMVIRQKLGHNWSSIFYSNYDLSGYQLVSPILGLLAYNGGSDVNFSNPFELGIHAGEKPIIIDFSNATTNLENPSSGINPLCASFENDGKVTLKNPASLHVCVATRHGHYGLVIKSPPLLPPPGQEIKKKISPWKVIVGSTVGSALAVFLLGLLLVAMFVKVKKKARMEEMERRAYEEEALQVSMVGHVRAPTAAVTRTMPTIEHEYRPYRPS, from the coding sequence ATGGGctctctcttatttttctccttAGTAATTCTCTGTTCTTTGACATCAATTAGTATTGAAGCTGAAGGGATCAAGTCTCCTCGGGTTCTTGATCTTATCATCAGGGATTACACATTCAAGTCCTATGACTTACACTTGAGGACAGGAAAGATACACACTGTACAACTACCTGCAAATTTCTCAGGCATCAAAGTTGATACGGCAAGGTTCCGATGCGGTAGTCTTCGAAGATATGGAGCTCAGGTTAAGGAATTTCATCTGGGTATTGGTGTAATAGTGCATCCATGTGTAGAAAGAGTAATGGTAATTAGACAAAAGTTGGGACATAACTGGTCCtctattttctattctaaCTATGATTTATCAGGATATCAACTTGTGTCACCTATTCTAGGCCTTTTAGCTTATAACGGTGGTAGTGATGTGAATTTCAGCAACCCTTTTGAGCTCGGAATTCATGCTGGAGAAAAACCGATTATTATAGATTTCAGCAATGCGACAACCAATCTTGAAAACCCCTCATCGGGAATCAATCCACTTTGTGCTAGTTTTGAAAATGATGGCAAGGTGACATTAAAAAACCCAGCATCGCTTCATGTTTGTGTGGCAACAAGGCATGGCCATTATGGTTTAGTGATTAAATCGCCACCGCTTCTGCCACCACCAGGGcaggaaataaaaaagaagatcaGCCCGTGGAAAGTGATTGTAGGGAGCACAGTTGGGAGTGCATTAGCTGTGTTTCTACTGGGATTGCTTTTGGTGGCAATGTTTGTTAAGGTAAAGAAGAAAGCAAGAATGGAAGAGATGGAGAGAAGAGCCTATGAAGAAGAGGCTCTGCAAGTTTCAATGGTTGGTCATGTTAGAGCACCTACTGCTGCTGTTACAAGGACAATGCCTACGATTGAACATGAATATAGACCCTATCGTCCTTCTTGA
- the LOC8272496 gene encoding protein STAY-GREEN homolog, chloroplastic isoform X1 codes for MGSLAIVPLVLSKPRSSVFEQNNSLFPSKRKFKKRNLSFSPVARLFGPSIFEASKLKVLFVGVDEKKHPGKLPRTYTLTHSDVTAKLTLAISQTINNSQLQGWYNKLYRDEVVAEWKKVKEKMSLHVHCHISGGHFLLDLCARLRYFIFCKELPVVLKAFVHGDGNLFNNYPELQEALVWVYFHSNIPEFNRVECWGPLKEAAAPSSGVYGLPHESNQRETPASNWDLPEPCQENCECCFPPMSAIPWSQKAPVDTENSKGAQNGIQQAAQES; via the exons ATGGGTTCTTTGGCTATTGTTCCTCTTGTTCTTTCAAAGCCAAGATCTTCTGTTTTTGAACAGAACAACTCTCTCTTCCCTTCTAAACGAAAGTTCAAGAAGAGGAACTTATCGTTTAGTCCT GTGGCAAGATTATTTGGGCCTTCAATTTTTGAGGCTTCTAAGCTGAAGGTGTTATTTGTAGGAGTCGATGAGAAGAAGCATCCAGGGAAGTTGCCAAGGACTTATACACTAACACACAGTGATGTTACTGCTAAGCTCACTTTAGCCATCTcacaaacaataaataattctCAG TTGCAGGGATGGTACAACAAATTATACAGAGATGAAGTGGTAGCAGAGTGgaagaaagtaaaagaaaaaatgtctCTTCATGTTCATTGTCATATAAGTGGAGGCCATTTTCTATTAGATTTATGTGCTAGGCTCAGATATTTCATCTTTTGCAAAGAACTTCCTgtg GTACTGAAGGCCTTTGTTCATGGAGATGGAAATTTGTTCAACAACTATCCTGAATTACAGGAGGCATTAGTCTGGGTTTATTTCCATTCAAACATTCCAGAATTCAACAGAGTAGAGTGCTGGGGTCCACTCAAAGAAGCAGCGGCACCTTCTAGCGGGGTTTATGGGCTCCCACATGAAAGCAATCAGCGAGAGACCCCAGCAAGTAATTGGGACCTGCCTGAGCCATGCCAAGAAAACTGCGAGTGCTGTTTCCCACCAATGAGCGCAATCCCTTGGTCACAAAAGGCACCAGTGGATACTGAAAATAGTAAAGGGGCCCAAAACGGCATTCAGCAAGCAGCACAAGAGTCCTAA
- the LOC125370168 gene encoding magnesium dechelatase SGR1, chloroplastic-like, whose translation MGSLSAAGPVFSANPREQNSSSSFFIARTKPIKQKILSLFPVVRLFGPASFESSKKTVVYLEVNQKHEQRELQLRPCSVRAHRHSDSENNGYWAPLYCFILITFILCCHFR comes from the exons ATGGGTTCTCTTAGTGCTGCTGGTCCTGTCTTCTCTGCAAATCCAAGAGAACAGAACAGTTCGTCTTCCTTCTTTATTGCAAGAACAAAACCCATCAAGCAGAAGATCCTATCTCTATTTCCA GTAGTAAGATTATTTGGGCCTGCGAGTTTCGAGTCATCGAAGAAAACGGTGGTATATTTAGAGGTTAACCAAAAGCATGAACAGAGAGAGCTGCAGCTGAGACCTTGTTCAGTGCGCGCACACAGACACAGTGATTCTGAAAATAATGGCTATTGGGCTCCTCTGTATTGCTTCATACTCATTACATTCATTTTATGTTGTCACTTCCGTTGA
- the LOC8272495 gene encoding protein FIZZY-RELATED 2 isoform X2, translated as MPKRRSHASQLYTHKHLTLIPLIFFNLTFLPLGFVSLSTVPSMEDSKIATPSSSSSSSQLNVPKTMPRPLLNLETLTSSDHVTRMINSHHYISPSRMIYSDRFIPSRSSSNFALFNISFSSSSSSSSSPSPPPPSSAAGNSPAAADCGGGGKEDSSSAYAALLRIALFGPNTPDKRNSPSPGRNIFRFKSETRQSMHSLSPFGFDEERPGVSHSPVKTPRKVPRSPYKVLDAPALQDDFYLNLVDWSSHNVLAVGLGNCVYLWNACSSKVTKLCDLGIDDSVCSVGWAQRGTHLAVGTSNGKVQIWDASRCKRVRTMEGHRLRIGALAWSSSLLSSGSRDKSILQRDIRAQEDFVSKLSGHKSEVCGLKWSYDNRELASGGNDNRLFVWNQHSTQPVLKYCEHTAAVKAIAWSPHLHGLLASGGGTADRCIRFWNTTTNSHLSCMDTGSQVCNLVWSKNVNELVSTHGYSQNQIIVWRYPTMSKLATLTGHTYRVLYLAISPDGQTIVTGAGDETLRFWNVFPSPKSQNTDSEIGASSLGRTTIR; from the exons ATGCCAAAAAGACGATCTCACGCATCTCAACTCTATACCCACAAACACCTCACCCTAATCCCACTCATCTTCTTCAATCTAACCTTTCTCCCTCtagggtttgtttctctctccACAGTACCTTCAATGGAAGATTCCAAGATTGCAAcaccatcttcttcttcttcttcttctcagCTGAATGTTCCTAAGACAATGCCACGTCCTTTATTAAATCTTGAAACCTTAACATCATCAGATCATGTGACCCGTATGATCAATTCGCATCACTATATTTCACCTTCAAGAATGATTTATTCTGACAGGTTCATTCCTAGTAGATCGAGTTCCAATTTTGCCCTCTTTAacatctctttttcttcttcttcttcttcttcttcttctccttctcctcCTCCACCGTCGTCTGCAGCGGGCAATTCTCCAGCGGCGGCAGACTGTGGTGGTGGTGGAAAGGAGGATAGTTCCAGTGCTTATGCTGCTCTTCTTAGAATTGCTCTTTTTGGGCCTAATACGCCAGATAAAAGAAACTCGCCATCGCCTGGACGGAATATTTTTCGGTTTAAATCAGAGACTAGACAGTCAATGCATTCACTTTCGCCTTTTGGGTTTGATGAAGAAAGACCCGGTGTTAGTCATAGCCCTGTTAAGACTCCAAGAAAGGTCCCAAGATCACCTTATAAg GTATTGGATGCACCTGCATTGCAagatgatttttatttgaatttggTGGATTGGTCTTCTCACAATGTACTAGCAGTGGGTTTGGGGAATTGTGTTTATTTATGGAATGCTTGTAGTAGCAAG GTGACAAAATTGTGTGATTTGGGGATTGATGATAGTGTATGTTCAGTTGGTTGGGCACAGCGCGGGACACATCTAGCTGTTGGAACTAGCAATGGCAAAGTCCAG ATTTGGGATGCCTCTCGCTGTAAAAGAGTAAGAACCATGGAGGGCCATCGGTTACGTATTGGGGCCCTGGCTTGGAGTTCATCTCTGTTGTCTTCTGGTAGCCGGGATAAGAGTATTCTTCAACGAGATATACGAGCTCAGGAAGACTTTGTTAGCAAACTCTCCGGTCACAAGTCAGAG GTTTGTGGGTTGAAGTGGTCTTATGATAATCGTGAGCTGGCATCTGGCGGGAATGATAATAGA CTCTTTGTTTGGAATCAACATTCAACTCAACCTGTACTAAAATATTGTGAGCATACAGCGGCAGTAAAAGCAATTGCTTGGTCACCCCATCTTCATGGACTTCTAGCATCTGGTGGCGGTACTGCTGACCGGTGTATAAGGTTTTGGAATACAACTACTAACTCACATCTAAGCTGTATGGACACTGGAAGTCAG GTATGCAATCTTGTGTGGTCTAAGAATGTAAATGAACTTGTCAGCACTCATGGATATTCTCAAAACCAAATAATAGTATGGAGATATCCTACGATGTCTAAG TTGGCAACTCTGACAGGGCATACATACAGAGTTCTTTATCTTGCAATATCTCCAGATGGACAG ACCATTGTCACGGGAGCAGGAGATGAAACTTTACGGTTTTGGAATGTCTTTCCTTCCCCTAAATCTCAG AACACCGACAGCGAGATTGGAGCATCTTCTCTGGGAAGAACTACAATCCGGTAA
- the LOC8272495 gene encoding protein FIZZY-RELATED 2 isoform X1, whose translation MPKRRSHASQLYTHKHLTLIPLIFFNLTFLPLGFVSLSTVPSMEDSKIATPSSSSSSSQLNVPKTMPRPLLNLETLTSSDHVTRMINSHHYISPSRMIYSDRFIPSRSSSNFALFNISFSSSSSSSSSPSPPPPSSAAGNSPAAADCGGGGKEDSSSAYAALLRIALFGPNTPDKRNSPSPGRNIFRFKSETRQSMHSLSPFGFDEERPGVSHSPVKTPRKVPRSPYKVLDAPALQDDFYLNLVDWSSHNVLAVGLGNCVYLWNACSSKVTKLCDLGIDDSVCSVGWAQRGTHLAVGTSNGKVQIWDASRCKRVRTMEGHRLRIGALAWSSSLLSSGSRDKSILQRDIRAQEDFVSKLSGHKSEVCGLKWSYDNRELASGGNDNRLFVWNQHSTEPVYHSMQLFVWNQHSTQPVLKYCEHTAAVKAIAWSPHLHGLLASGGGTADRCIRFWNTTTNSHLSCMDTGSQVCNLVWSKNVNELVSTHGYSQNQIIVWRYPTMSKLATLTGHTYRVLYLAISPDGQTIVTGAGDETLRFWNVFPSPKSQNTDSEIGASSLGRTTIR comes from the exons ATGCCAAAAAGACGATCTCACGCATCTCAACTCTATACCCACAAACACCTCACCCTAATCCCACTCATCTTCTTCAATCTAACCTTTCTCCCTCtagggtttgtttctctctccACAGTACCTTCAATGGAAGATTCCAAGATTGCAAcaccatcttcttcttcttcttcttctcagCTGAATGTTCCTAAGACAATGCCACGTCCTTTATTAAATCTTGAAACCTTAACATCATCAGATCATGTGACCCGTATGATCAATTCGCATCACTATATTTCACCTTCAAGAATGATTTATTCTGACAGGTTCATTCCTAGTAGATCGAGTTCCAATTTTGCCCTCTTTAacatctctttttcttcttcttcttcttcttcttcttctccttctcctcCTCCACCGTCGTCTGCAGCGGGCAATTCTCCAGCGGCGGCAGACTGTGGTGGTGGTGGAAAGGAGGATAGTTCCAGTGCTTATGCTGCTCTTCTTAGAATTGCTCTTTTTGGGCCTAATACGCCAGATAAAAGAAACTCGCCATCGCCTGGACGGAATATTTTTCGGTTTAAATCAGAGACTAGACAGTCAATGCATTCACTTTCGCCTTTTGGGTTTGATGAAGAAAGACCCGGTGTTAGTCATAGCCCTGTTAAGACTCCAAGAAAGGTCCCAAGATCACCTTATAAg GTATTGGATGCACCTGCATTGCAagatgatttttatttgaatttggTGGATTGGTCTTCTCACAATGTACTAGCAGTGGGTTTGGGGAATTGTGTTTATTTATGGAATGCTTGTAGTAGCAAG GTGACAAAATTGTGTGATTTGGGGATTGATGATAGTGTATGTTCAGTTGGTTGGGCACAGCGCGGGACACATCTAGCTGTTGGAACTAGCAATGGCAAAGTCCAG ATTTGGGATGCCTCTCGCTGTAAAAGAGTAAGAACCATGGAGGGCCATCGGTTACGTATTGGGGCCCTGGCTTGGAGTTCATCTCTGTTGTCTTCTGGTAGCCGGGATAAGAGTATTCTTCAACGAGATATACGAGCTCAGGAAGACTTTGTTAGCAAACTCTCCGGTCACAAGTCAGAG GTTTGTGGGTTGAAGTGGTCTTATGATAATCGTGAGCTGGCATCTGGCGGGAATGATAATAGA CTCTTTGTTTGGAATCAACATTCAACTGAACCTGTTTATCATTCTATGCAGCTCTTTGTTTGGAATCAACATTCAACTCAACCTGTACTAAAATATTGTGAGCATACAGCGGCAGTAAAAGCAATTGCTTGGTCACCCCATCTTCATGGACTTCTAGCATCTGGTGGCGGTACTGCTGACCGGTGTATAAGGTTTTGGAATACAACTACTAACTCACATCTAAGCTGTATGGACACTGGAAGTCAG GTATGCAATCTTGTGTGGTCTAAGAATGTAAATGAACTTGTCAGCACTCATGGATATTCTCAAAACCAAATAATAGTATGGAGATATCCTACGATGTCTAAG TTGGCAACTCTGACAGGGCATACATACAGAGTTCTTTATCTTGCAATATCTCCAGATGGACAG ACCATTGTCACGGGAGCAGGAGATGAAACTTTACGGTTTTGGAATGTCTTTCCTTCCCCTAAATCTCAG AACACCGACAGCGAGATTGGAGCATCTTCTCTGGGAAGAACTACAATCCGGTAA
- the LOC8272496 gene encoding protein STAY-GREEN homolog, chloroplastic isoform X2 — protein MLVARLFGPSIFEASKLKVLFVGVDEKKHPGKLPRTYTLTHSDVTAKLTLAISQTINNSQLQGWYNKLYRDEVVAEWKKVKEKMSLHVHCHISGGHFLLDLCARLRYFIFCKELPVVLKAFVHGDGNLFNNYPELQEALVWVYFHSNIPEFNRVECWGPLKEAAAPSSGVYGLPHESNQRETPASNWDLPEPCQENCECCFPPMSAIPWSQKAPVDTENSKGAQNGIQQAAQES, from the exons ATGCTT GTGGCAAGATTATTTGGGCCTTCAATTTTTGAGGCTTCTAAGCTGAAGGTGTTATTTGTAGGAGTCGATGAGAAGAAGCATCCAGGGAAGTTGCCAAGGACTTATACACTAACACACAGTGATGTTACTGCTAAGCTCACTTTAGCCATCTcacaaacaataaataattctCAG TTGCAGGGATGGTACAACAAATTATACAGAGATGAAGTGGTAGCAGAGTGgaagaaagtaaaagaaaaaatgtctCTTCATGTTCATTGTCATATAAGTGGAGGCCATTTTCTATTAGATTTATGTGCTAGGCTCAGATATTTCATCTTTTGCAAAGAACTTCCTgtg GTACTGAAGGCCTTTGTTCATGGAGATGGAAATTTGTTCAACAACTATCCTGAATTACAGGAGGCATTAGTCTGGGTTTATTTCCATTCAAACATTCCAGAATTCAACAGAGTAGAGTGCTGGGGTCCACTCAAAGAAGCAGCGGCACCTTCTAGCGGGGTTTATGGGCTCCCACATGAAAGCAATCAGCGAGAGACCCCAGCAAGTAATTGGGACCTGCCTGAGCCATGCCAAGAAAACTGCGAGTGCTGTTTCCCACCAATGAGCGCAATCCCTTGGTCACAAAAGGCACCAGTGGATACTGAAAATAGTAAAGGGGCCCAAAACGGCATTCAGCAAGCAGCACAAGAGTCCTAA